Below is a window of Variovorax sp. TBS-050B DNA.
ACATCGTGATCGACGGCGGCAACAGCCTCTACACCGACACCGAGCGCCGCGACGCCTACCTCGCGAGCCGCGGCCTGCGCTTCATCGGTGCGGGCGTCTCGGGCGGCGAGGAAGGCGCGCGCAAGGGGCCGTCGATCATGCCGGGCGGACCGCTGTCGACCTGGGAGGTGATGAAGCCGATCTTCGAGAGCATCGCCGCCAAGGTGGACGGCGAGCCCTGCGTGATCCACATCGGCCCCGGCGGCGCCGGCCACTACGTGAAGATGGTGCACAACGGCATCGAGTACGGCGACATGCAGCTGATCTGCGAGGCCTACAGCCTGTTCAAGGCCGCGGGCTTCAGCACCGACGAAATGGCCGCGGTCTTCAACGAATGGAACGAAGGCGAGCTGCAGAGCTACCTGATCCAGATCACCGCCAAGGCCCTCGAACAGAAGGACGCCGAAACCGGCCGGCCGATCGTCGACCTCATCCTCGACAAGGCGGGCCAGAAGGGCACCGGCCAGTGGACGCTGCTGAACGCGGCCGAGAACGCGGTGGTCATCAGCACCATCAATGCCGCCGTGGAAGCGCGCGTGCTCTCGTCGCAGAAGCAGCAGCGCGTGGCGGCGAGCAAGCTGCTGCAGGGCCCGGCCCCCACGCTGTCGATGGAGAAGAAGGCGCTGGTCGCCAAGGTGCACGATGCGCTCTATGCCTCCAAGGTCATCAGCTACACGCAGGGTTTCGACCTCATCCAGACCATGGGCGAGAAGAAGGCCTGGCAGCTCGACCTCGGCCGCATCGCGGCGATCTGGCGCGGCGGCTGCATCATCCGCGCCCGCTTCCTGAACCGCATCACCGACGCCTACCGCGCCGATCCCGCGCTCGGCAACCTGATGCTCGATCCCTTCTTCAAGGACCTGCTGAACCGCACGCAGCAGAACTGGCGCGAGGTGGTGGCGCTGGCGGTGAGCCACGGCATTCCGGTGCCGGCATTCAGCGCCTCGCTCGGCTACTACGACAGCTACCGCACCGAGCGCCTGCCGGCGAACCTGCTGCAGGCGCAGCGCGATTTCTTCGGCGCGCACACCTACGAGCGCGTGGACAAGCCCGCGGGCGAGTTCTTCCACACCAACTGGCCCGAGGTGATCTGAGCCGGAGGGCCGTCAGCCGACGGCCCGCGGCATCTCGCGCCTGACCTGCGCCACGAGCTGCGCGGTCGGCGCGGTCGCATCCACCGCCACCACGCCCGGCTCGCCGAC
It encodes the following:
- the gnd gene encoding decarboxylating NADP(+)-dependent phosphogluconate dehydrogenase produces the protein MSDKKSDFGLIGLAVMGQNLVLNVESRGFQVSVYNRTEATTEAFVAAHPGKKLVGAKTLEAFVQSLARPRKIQIMVKAGAPVDQVIEQLIPLLDKDDIVIDGGNSLYTDTERRDAYLASRGLRFIGAGVSGGEEGARKGPSIMPGGPLSTWEVMKPIFESIAAKVDGEPCVIHIGPGGAGHYVKMVHNGIEYGDMQLICEAYSLFKAAGFSTDEMAAVFNEWNEGELQSYLIQITAKALEQKDAETGRPIVDLILDKAGQKGTGQWTLLNAAENAVVISTINAAVEARVLSSQKQQRVAASKLLQGPAPTLSMEKKALVAKVHDALYASKVISYTQGFDLIQTMGEKKAWQLDLGRIAAIWRGGCIIRARFLNRITDAYRADPALGNLMLDPFFKDLLNRTQQNWREVVALAVSHGIPVPAFSASLGYYDSYRTERLPANLLQAQRDFFGAHTYERVDKPAGEFFHTNWPEVI